One genomic window of Sphingobacterium oryzagri includes the following:
- a CDS encoding Gfo/Idh/MocA family protein: MINRRDFIRNGSLLVGATAVAGDLLAQRHENEVKKIKVGLVGCGGRGTGAIFQALDADPQVYVTALADIFEDNLANTLAALKGKYGDRIDVSEKTSFIGFDAYERLIKSDVDVVLLCTPPNFRPPQLSMAIREGKHVFCEKPVAIDIPGLHEVEAAIKLAKEKKLCVVSGFCFRYSFPNRTLITRLHEGAVGDIKSISTFRHGGELSYKERQPNWSDLEEQLRNWYYYQRYSGDMIVEQTIHSLDYMSWILNNELPEKVTATGGRQSRPWNKFGNVYDHFTVEYAYGNGFRGFHFGRQQNGTTPRNTVEVMGTKGYANVALNSSYEILGEQPWKNKDRLNNMYQTQHDELFKAIREGVVLNDGDFMVKSTLLAIWGRLSAYSGKSIGYDEVINSKERLGPSIEDYHWDMKVDDLTIARPGVYKLS, translated from the coding sequence ATGATAAACAGACGGGATTTTATCCGAAACGGTAGTCTACTGGTTGGCGCAACTGCTGTAGCAGGTGATCTTTTGGCGCAGCGCCATGAAAATGAAGTGAAAAAGATTAAGGTTGGGCTGGTCGGCTGCGGCGGCCGGGGTACGGGCGCCATTTTTCAAGCGTTAGATGCAGATCCGCAGGTGTATGTCACCGCGCTGGCCGATATTTTTGAAGACAATTTGGCCAACACACTAGCGGCGCTTAAAGGGAAGTATGGCGATCGTATCGACGTAAGTGAAAAGACATCATTTATTGGTTTCGATGCTTATGAACGATTGATCAAGTCGGATGTAGACGTGGTGCTATTGTGCACACCGCCTAATTTTCGGCCGCCACAGCTCAGCATGGCTATCCGTGAGGGCAAACATGTATTTTGTGAAAAGCCCGTTGCAATAGATATTCCCGGCTTGCATGAAGTAGAAGCTGCTATCAAGTTGGCTAAGGAGAAAAAGTTATGTGTGGTGAGTGGCTTTTGTTTTCGCTATTCCTTTCCAAACCGTACATTGATAACACGGCTTCATGAAGGTGCTGTGGGCGATATTAAATCCATTTCTACTTTCCGTCATGGTGGTGAGCTGAGCTATAAAGAGCGTCAACCCAATTGGAGCGATTTAGAAGAACAACTGCGAAATTGGTATTATTATCAACGCTATTCGGGTGATATGATTGTCGAACAAACCATTCATAGTTTAGATTACATGTCCTGGATATTAAATAATGAATTGCCAGAGAAAGTAACGGCTACGGGCGGCCGGCAAAGCAGGCCATGGAATAAATTTGGTAATGTGTACGATCATTTCACCGTAGAATATGCTTACGGAAATGGTTTTCGCGGCTTTCACTTTGGTCGCCAACAGAATGGAACGACACCGCGCAACACGGTGGAGGTGATGGGCACCAAGGGCTACGCCAATGTCGCCTTAAACAGCAGTTACGAAATTCTTGGTGAGCAGCCCTGGAAAAATAAAGACCGATTAAACAACATGTATCAAACCCAGCATGATGAGCTTTTTAAGGCAATTCGGGAAGGTGTGGTGCTCAACGATGGTGATTTTATGGTAAAATCCACCCTGTTGGCTATTTGGGGTCGGCTTTCAGCTTACTCAGGCAAGTCTATTGGTTACGATGAGGTGATTAATTCGAAAGAACGCTTAGGTCCATCAATCGAAGATTACCACTGGGATATGAAAGTCGATGATTTGACGATTGCACGTCCAGGAGTTTATAAATTGTCTTAA
- a CDS encoding Gfo/Idh/MocA family protein has protein sequence MKKIRVLVVGCGNMGASHAAAYHQLDEFEIVGLVSRGDSKHQVNAVLQTDYPVFDQYEEALRISQPDAVCIATYPDTHESYCLQAFAAGADVFVEKPVADSVTGAERVIDAAKKSQRKLVVGYILRHHPSWIKFIEKGRELGTPLVFRMNLNQQSQGYMWDVHRNLMKSLSPIVDCGVHYIDVMCQMTDAQPLQVSAIGARLTADIPADNYNYGQLQIRFEDGSVGWYEAGWGPMMSETAFFVKDVIGPRGAVSIVANKAAASGNSDSVAAHTQTESIRVHHAEIDAQNQFVKKDEWINLDDEPDHHALCVREQQFFYRAINENIDLSKSMEDALNSLRIAFACDESVRKGTIVTL, from the coding sequence ATGAAAAAGATACGTGTACTCGTCGTAGGCTGTGGCAATATGGGCGCATCACATGCCGCAGCTTACCATCAGTTAGATGAGTTCGAGATTGTCGGTTTGGTATCGCGCGGCGATAGCAAGCATCAGGTCAATGCCGTTCTGCAGACTGATTATCCGGTTTTCGATCAATATGAAGAGGCTTTACGCATCAGTCAGCCTGATGCCGTATGCATTGCTACTTATCCCGATACGCACGAATCATACTGCTTGCAAGCCTTTGCTGCGGGCGCAGATGTATTCGTCGAGAAACCTGTAGCCGATAGTGTCACTGGCGCCGAACGCGTAATCGACGCGGCCAAGAAGAGTCAACGGAAATTGGTTGTCGGGTACATCCTGCGTCATCATCCATCTTGGATAAAATTTATAGAAAAAGGTCGGGAATTGGGTACGCCACTGGTTTTTCGCATGAATCTGAACCAGCAAAGTCAAGGCTATATGTGGGATGTACATCGCAACCTGATGAAAAGCCTGAGTCCTATTGTAGATTGTGGTGTACATTACATCGACGTGATGTGCCAGATGACCGACGCACAGCCTTTGCAGGTTTCAGCGATTGGCGCGCGATTGACAGCCGATATACCTGCGGATAATTACAACTACGGACAGTTGCAGATTCGTTTTGAGGACGGTTCGGTAGGCTGGTATGAGGCCGGTTGGGGACCGATGATGAGTGAAACCGCGTTTTTTGTGAAAGACGTGATCGGTCCGCGTGGTGCCGTATCTATCGTCGCTAACAAAGCTGCCGCCAGTGGAAATTCTGATTCGGTTGCTGCACATACGCAAACCGAATCAATCCGTGTGCACCATGCCGAAATTGATGCACAAAATCAATTTGTAAAAAAGGATGAGTGGATTAACCTGGACGACGAACCCGATCATCACGCGCTGTGCGTGCGGGAGCAGCAATTTTTCTACCGCGCTATAAACGAAAATATAGATCTTTCAAAATCTATGGAAGACGCCTTAAATAGCCTGCGCATAGCCTTTGCTTGCGATGAGTCTGTGCGAAAGGGAACGATAGTAACTTTGTAG
- a CDS encoding OmpA family protein: protein MARVRYYLCIALFLCLVAAYGQKPSPNKRAQAAYIAAGESLRLNQLDQAQQHLLLAISYDASFATAYQQLGDILRKQQRYEEAAANYQKVLQLDPNLTPLTYFALGESLLFSGHYSTAQQALESYQQRISPSPSSQRLIDSYLANCRYALQHVQPRTDVLQRLESTVNTQNDEYFPKLTADNRTIIFTRKTDNQENFYESKLVDTGWSEAEMLVGAINSKDFNEGAHCISPDGKYLFFTGCNWPNGLGSCDIYVSKKLDGQWSQPHNLGAPINSKGWEAQPAISADGKTLYFVSNRAGGLGGYDIYSSSLKDDGNWSVPKNLGPQINTPFDEVAPYIHADNRTLYFASDGWPGFGRKDIFFSQLDSLQQWSNPINMGNDVNDFRDQTSLHVSMNGKIGHLSAQDSSGNLDIYRFMVAQPLQPDPVAYVAGHVSDADDNHPLDATITIVNTRNGKTVFLDSSDPVDGTFLATLPIGHNYAFQIQCKGYLFTTLQYALDDPEFTDEKFETEIRLHAMKKGATSTLNNVYFGVNQHELLPESTADLQLLADFLQQHASLHIEIAGHTDNTGNEQTNQLLSEKRAASVKFYLESQGISAGRLSTKGYGASKPIADNTTAAGRQLNRRTAFTIMQL from the coding sequence ATGGCCCGTGTAAGATATTACCTTTGCATAGCACTGTTTCTTTGTTTGGTCGCAGCGTATGGACAAAAACCATCGCCCAACAAGCGCGCGCAAGCCGCTTATATCGCAGCGGGCGAGTCACTCCGCCTGAATCAACTGGATCAAGCTCAACAGCACCTGCTGTTGGCTATTAGCTATGACGCTTCATTCGCAACGGCTTACCAGCAGCTGGGTGATATACTGCGCAAGCAACAGCGATATGAGGAAGCGGCTGCTAATTATCAGAAAGTACTACAACTCGATCCTAATCTTACGCCGCTCACCTACTTTGCACTGGGCGAATCCTTGCTTTTTTCAGGTCATTACAGCACTGCGCAGCAAGCTTTAGAATCCTATCAGCAACGTATTAGCCCCTCGCCCAGCAGCCAAAGATTGATCGACAGTTATCTGGCTAACTGTCGTTATGCGCTACAGCATGTGCAACCAAGAACCGATGTGCTGCAGCGCCTGGAAAGCACGGTTAATACACAAAACGACGAATATTTCCCAAAGTTAACGGCTGATAATCGTACCATCATCTTTACGAGAAAAACGGATAATCAAGAGAATTTTTACGAAAGTAAATTGGTAGATACAGGCTGGAGCGAAGCGGAAATGCTTGTTGGTGCGATCAACTCCAAAGACTTTAACGAAGGTGCGCACTGCATCTCGCCCGATGGTAAGTATCTTTTTTTTACGGGCTGTAATTGGCCAAACGGCTTAGGAAGCTGTGATATCTATGTTTCAAAAAAGTTAGATGGTCAGTGGAGCCAGCCGCACAACCTCGGTGCGCCCATCAACAGCAAAGGCTGGGAAGCGCAACCTGCCATCTCGGCCGACGGCAAGACACTTTATTTCGTGAGCAATCGAGCTGGTGGTTTGGGCGGTTACGATATTTATAGCAGTAGCTTAAAGGACGACGGCAATTGGTCTGTTCCGAAAAATTTAGGTCCGCAGATCAATACCCCCTTTGATGAAGTCGCGCCTTATATTCACGCCGATAACCGCACCCTTTATTTCGCTTCAGACGGTTGGCCGGGCTTCGGCCGAAAAGATATCTTCTTCAGTCAGCTAGACAGCCTTCAACAATGGTCAAATCCGATCAATATGGGTAATGACGTGAATGATTTTCGTGACCAAACGTCGCTTCACGTCAGCATGAACGGAAAGATTGGTCACCTTTCAGCACAAGACAGCAGTGGCAATCTTGACATCTACCGCTTTATGGTAGCGCAGCCGTTGCAGCCTGATCCGGTGGCTTACGTAGCTGGCCACGTAAGCGATGCCGACGACAATCACCCGTTGGATGCCACGATCACGATAGTCAACACGCGCAATGGTAAAACAGTTTTTCTGGATAGCAGTGATCCCGTAGATGGTACTTTTCTCGCCACATTGCCCATTGGTCATAATTACGCGTTTCAGATACAGTGCAAAGGCTACCTTTTTACCACGCTGCAATACGCATTGGATGATCCAGAATTTACTGATGAAAAATTTGAGACCGAAATACGCCTCCATGCCATGAAAAAAGGTGCGACCAGCACCTTAAACAATGTTTATTTTGGCGTCAATCAGCACGAACTCTTGCCGGAGTCGACTGCCGACCTACAGCTGCTGGCGGACTTTCTCCAACAACATGCGAGCCTGCATATCGAAATTGCTGGCCACACGGATAATACAGGCAACGAGCAAACCAACCAGCTACTTTCCGAAAAGCGCGCGGCTTCGGTAAAATTCTATTTGGAAAGCCAAGGTATTTCCGCAGGCAGATTATCAACAAAAGGTTATGGCGCCAGCAAGCCGATAGCTGACAACACTACGGCAGCTGGCAGACAGTTAAATAGGCGTACAGCTTTTACCATTATGCAACTGTAA